A single window of Pseudomonas lijiangensis DNA harbors:
- a CDS encoding FMN-binding glutamate synthase family protein: MSLSLLSRYAVFVGCVLFTLLSLPFWHHEWLWPFTLLTAVLSVVGIIDLLQSPHSVRRNYPILGNIRYAVEAIRPEIRQYLLESDSDALPFPRAQRSLVYSRAKNETADRPFGTLIDVYETGFEFIGHSMRPAPLSDPNSFRVQIGGPQCTQPYSASIFNISAMSFGSLSANAIRALNQGAKLGNFAHDTGEGSISPYHREHGGDLTWELGSGYFGCRGADGRFDPERFAAQARDPQVRMIEIKMSQGAKPGHGGILPKHKVTQEIADTRGIPMGEDCISPSRHSAFSTPCELMQFIAQLRELSGGKPIGFKFCLGHPWEFMGIAKAMLETGIYPDFIVIDGAEGGTGAAPVEFTDHIGSPMREGLLFVHNTLVGLNLRDKIRLGASGKIVSAFDIASVLAIGADWANSARGFMFAIGCIQSQSCHTNKCPTGVATQDTLRQRALVVPDKAQRVFNFHRNTLKALAEMLAAAGLDQPSQLEPKHLVRRMSATEIKLFSQTHVFLQPGQLLNGVQDDSFYSRMWQMARSDSFEPAELN; this comes from the coding sequence ATGAGCCTATCGCTACTCAGTCGTTATGCAGTCTTCGTTGGTTGCGTGCTGTTTACCCTGTTGAGTCTGCCGTTCTGGCATCACGAGTGGCTTTGGCCGTTTACCTTGCTGACCGCGGTGCTGAGCGTGGTCGGTATCATCGACTTGCTGCAGTCCCCGCATTCGGTACGTCGCAACTATCCGATCCTGGGCAATATCCGTTATGCCGTGGAGGCTATCCGCCCGGAGATTCGCCAGTATCTGCTGGAATCCGACAGCGACGCCCTGCCCTTCCCCCGCGCCCAGCGCTCGCTGGTGTATTCACGGGCCAAGAACGAAACCGCCGACAGGCCGTTCGGCACGCTGATCGATGTCTATGAAACCGGCTTCGAGTTCATCGGCCACTCCATGCGCCCGGCACCGCTGAGCGATCCGAATTCGTTCCGCGTGCAGATCGGCGGCCCGCAATGCACCCAACCGTATTCAGCGTCGATCTTCAATATTTCGGCGATGAGCTTTGGTTCCCTCAGCGCCAATGCCATTCGGGCCTTGAATCAGGGTGCCAAGCTGGGCAACTTCGCCCATGACACCGGCGAAGGCAGTATCAGCCCGTATCACCGGGAACATGGCGGCGACCTGACCTGGGAGCTGGGTAGCGGTTACTTCGGCTGCCGAGGCGCAGACGGCCGCTTCGATCCAGAACGCTTCGCCGCTCAAGCACGTGACCCGCAGGTGCGCATGATCGAAATCAAGATGAGCCAGGGAGCCAAACCGGGTCATGGCGGTATTCTGCCCAAGCACAAGGTCACCCAGGAAATCGCCGATACCCGTGGCATTCCCATGGGCGAAGACTGCATCTCGCCGTCCCGGCACAGCGCTTTCTCGACACCTTGTGAATTGATGCAGTTCATCGCTCAACTGCGCGAGTTGTCTGGCGGCAAGCCGATAGGCTTCAAATTCTGCCTGGGCCATCCGTGGGAGTTCATGGGGATCGCCAAGGCCATGCTGGAAACCGGTATCTACCCCGACTTCATCGTTATCGACGGTGCTGAAGGAGGCACCGGTGCAGCGCCTGTCGAGTTCACCGACCACATAGGCTCACCGATGCGTGAAGGCCTGCTTTTCGTACACAACACCCTTGTGGGTCTGAACCTGCGGGACAAGATCAGGCTCGGTGCCAGCGGCAAGATCGTCAGCGCCTTCGATATCGCCAGCGTACTGGCCATCGGCGCCGACTGGGCCAACTCGGCACGGGGGTTCATGTTCGCCATCGGCTGTATCCAGTCGCAAAGCTGCCACACCAATAAGTGCCCGACCGGTGTTGCCACACAGGACACCTTGCGACAACGCGCCCTGGTCGTGCCGGACAAGGCCCAGCGGGTCTTCAACTTCCACCGCAACACCCTCAAGGCCCTGGCCGAAATGCTCGCGGCAGCCGGGCTTGACCAGCCATCGCAACTGGAACCCAAACACTTGGTACGCCGTATGTCGGCGACGGAAATCAAACTGTTCTCGCAGACGCATGTATTCCTGCAACCGGGCCAGTTGCTCAACGGCGTGCAGGACGACAGTTTCTATTCACGGATGTGGCAAATGGCACGTTCGGACAGCTTCGAGCCAGCCGAACTCAACTGA